The following nucleotide sequence is from Azoarcus sp. CIB.
GCGCGGGCGCCGTCACCGCCAGCGCGCGCAGCTTGCCGGCCTTGATCTGGCCGGCGAACTCGTTGAAGCCGCCGAGACCCACGGTGACGTGGCCGCCGAGCACCTGCGCGAGCACCTCGCCGCCGCTGCCGAAGGCGACGTAATTGAACTTGCCCGCCTCGCCGCCGATCGCCTGCACGATCATTCCGGCGGTGAGCTGATCCACGCCGCCGGCGAAGCCGCCCGCCCACGACACCGCGGCCGGGTTCGCCTTGTACGCGGCGACGAGGTCGGCCATGGATTTGAGCGGCGAGCTCGCCGGCACCACCAGCACCTCGTACTCGCCGGTAAGGCGCGCGATCGGCGTGACGTTCGCCAGCGTGACCGGCGACTTGTTAATGAACACCGCCGACACCATGCCCTTGCCGCTCGCCATCAGCGCGCCACCGTCGCCCTTGCTGCTGTTAATCAGCTGCGCGAGCCCGATCGTGCCGCCCGCGCCGGCGACGTTGTTCACCTGCACGCGCTCGGCGAGCTTGTTGGCCTGCAGCGCGGCCTGCACCGCGCGGCCGAGCTGGTCGTAGCCGCCGCCGGGTGCGGCGGGCACGAGGATCTTGTAGTCCGCGGCGCCGGCCAGGGTCGTGGCGCCCGCGAGGGCGAGGCCGGCGAGGGCCGTCCTCAGCGCGCGGCCGAAGCCGGCGCCGATAGCGTGATGTCGCATGTCGAGTGTCTCCGGAAGAGGTCCCGCGGGCCGCGGCGGCGCGGCCCCGCGCGGGAGGGGTGCTGCGGACGGACGAAGCCGCTTACGGCTTGACCATGCCGAGGTCGGTCACCAGCTTGGTGATGCGCGCGACGTCGGCGTCGAGGAACTTCTTGAACTCGGGGCCGGTGAGGTACATGTCCTGCCAGTCGTTGCGCTTCAGCGCGTCCTTCCACGAGTTCGACGTGACCGCCTTGTCGAGCGCGGCGACCAGCTCCTTGTGCTGCGCCTCGCTGATGCCGGGCGCGGCGAAGATCGCGCGCCAGTTCACCATCTCTACATTGACGCCCTGCTCCTTCAGCGTCGGCACGCTCTCGCCGGCGATGCGCTCGGCGCCCGAGACCGCCAGCGCGCGCAGCTTTCCGGACTTGATCTGCGACTGGAACTCGCCGAAGCCGCTGATGCCGGCCGCGACGTGGCCGCCCATGATGGCGGCCTGCGCCTCGCCGCCGCCCGAGTAGGCGATGTAGTTCACCTTCGCCGGATCGACGCCGACCGCCTGCGCGATCAGGCCCGCGAGGATGTGGTCCGAGCCGCCCGCCGAGCCGCCGCCCCAGGACACCGCGCCCGGATTGGCCTTGAACTGGTCGACCAGCTCCTTCAGGGTCTGGATCTTCGAGCTCGCCGGCACCACGACGACCAGGGTCTCGCCGCTCAGGCGCGCCAGCGGCGTGACCTGGGTCAGGTTCACCGGCGACTTGTTGGTCGCGATCGCCCCGACCATCACCATACCGCCGACCAGCGTCGCGCCGCCGTCACCCTTCGCGCCATTGACGAACTGCGCCAGCCCGATCGTGCCGCCCGCGCCACCCTTGTTGTCGACGGTGACCTTCTTCGCGAGGCCTTCGGCGTTGATCGCCGCCTGCAGCGCGCGCGCGGTCTGGTCCCAGCCGCCACCCGGGTTGGCCGGCACGAGGATCTTGACGTTGTCGAGGGCGAGCGCCGGGGCGCTGGCGACGAACCCGAGGCCGAGCGCTGCGGCGACGAGGGTGGTTTTGACGATGTTGCGGATCATGCTTGTCTCCTCCTTGATATCGGACCGGTCGCTCCGGCCCTGCATGAAGGCGGACGATACGGAGAAGGGCTTTCGATTGGCTTTCAGTGGTCGACAGCGCCTTGTTCCTCCCCCTTCAAGGGGGAGGTTCGGAGGGGGATGGGTTTCCGGCGGGGCTGATTAACCCATCCCCACCCCAGCCCTCCCCTTGAAGGGGAGGGAGCGACCGCGCAGCACTAACGCCGACATTACAAATTAAGCCTGTCCGGCCTCGTCCGCGCGGCGCGGAAACTCGACTTCGACCTGCAGCCCGCGTCCGCCCGGAGCATCGGCGAGGCGCACTTCGCCGCCGTGCGCGAGCGCGATCTCGCGCACGATCGCCAGCCCCAGGCCGCTGCCGTCCGGCCCGCCCTGGCCGAGGATGCGGTAGAAGCGCTGGAACACCTTGTCGCGCTCGGCGACCGGAACGCCCGGCCCCTCGTCGCTCACCGCGAGCACGACGTGCCCGTCCGCGGTGCCGGTCGCGACGACGACCTGCGTGTCGGGCGGGCTGTAGCGGATGGCGTTGTCGACGAGGTTCGCGACGAGCTCGCGCAGCATCGCCGCGTTGCCGGTCATGGGCGCCGGCCCGGTCTCCTCGAACGCGAGCTCGATGTGCCTCTTCAGCGCCAGCGGCACGAGCTCCAGCGCGACCTCGCGCGCGATGTCGGTGAGGTCGACCGGCCCCTGCTCCTGGATCAGCCCGTTTGCCGGCTCCGCGCGCGACAGCGACAGCATCTGGTCGGCCATGCGGCGCGTGCTGCGGATCGTCGTGAGCAGGCTCTCGAAGATGCGCCGCATCTCGCCCGGGTCGCCCTGGCGCGCGCCGAACTCGGCCTGCGTGCTCAACACCGCGAGCGGCGTGCGGATCTGGTGCGCGGCGTCGGCGAGGAAGCGCCGGCGCGCCGCGAGCATCGCCGACAGGCGCTCCATGTGGTGGTTGATCGCACCGATCAGCGGCTGCACCTCGCTCGGCACGTTGCCGGTGGGCACCGGCGTGAGGTCATCCTCGGCGCGCTTCTGCACCGCGTCGCGCAGATCGACGAGCGGACGGAAGGCCGTGCCCAGCGCCAGCGCCAGCATCAGCGCGCCCAGCCCGACGAGCAGCAGCTGGCGGCGCAGGCTGTCGAAGAACAGCTCGCGCGCGAGCGCGACGCGCGACTCAGTGGTCTCGGCGAACACGATGGTCACCGCGTCGCCGCCGACGAGCGCCGGGTCGTACAGGCGCTTCTTCATCGCGCCGACGCGCACGTCCTCGCCGCGGTACTGCATCTCCGCCAGCAGCAGCGTGCCGTCCTCGGCCGGCGCGCGCGGCGCGCTCAGATCCTCGTAGCCGGTCACGAGGTCCCCGTCGGGTGCGAACACCGCGTAGAAGATGCGCTCCTGCACGCCGGCCTCGAACACGTCGAAGGCCGAGGTCGGCACGTCGACGGTGATCTCGCCTTCCAGCGAATGCACCTGCTCGGCGATCGCGCGCACCGACGCCGTGAGCGAGCGGTCGTAGGCGCGATTGACGGCCTGGCGCGCGCCCAGCCAGGACAGCACGGCGTTGATCGCGAGCAGGATCAGCAGCGGCGGCAGCAGCCAGCGCGCGACGCGCCCGCGCAGGCTCAGCGGCGCGCGCATGCCCGCCCGCGCGGAGCCTCAGTCACCGCCCGCCTCGCCGATCAGGTAACCCAGGCCGCGCAGGGTCGTCACGACCGCGCCCGAACCTTCCAGCTTCTTGCGCAGGCGATGCACGTAGATCTCGATCGCCTCCGGGCGCGCCTCCTCGTCGAAGCTGAACACCTTCTCGAACAGCGCCTCGCGCGCGAGCGGCCGCCCCTGGCGCGCGATCAGCGCCTCCAGCACCGCGAGCTCGCGCGGCGTCAGCGACAGCGGCTTGCCGTCGACGGTGGCGAGGCGCGAGTTGAGGTCGAATTCCAGCCGGCCGATCTTCACCGTCGGCACGAGGTTGCCGGCACGGCGCAGCAGCGCCTTGATGCGCGCCTCCAGCTCGGTGAGCTCGAAGGGCTTGGGCAGGTAGTCGTCGGCGCCGAGGTTGAGCCCCTTCACGCGGTCCTCGGTCGAGCCGCGCGCGGTGAGGATGATCACCGGCGTGGTCCGGGTCGCGTCGCGCCCGCGCAGGCGTCGCAGCACCTCCAGCCCGTCCAGCCCGGGCAGCGACAAATCGAGCACGACGAGGTCGTAGGGCTGGGTGAGCAGCGCGTGGTCGGCATGATCGCCGCGGCGCATCACGTCGACGGCGTAGCCCGCCTGCACCAGCGCCTTGGAAACCCATTCCGCGAGTTCGGTATGATCCTCTACGAGCAGCAGGCGCATCGGCTGAAAGTGAATCGAAAGCAGTTGGAAGGATCATCGTGCCGCAAACGACAGCATCGCGCAAAGCCGCAGCCGACCGCCAGGAGGAATCCGGATTGAGCACCGCCCTGCCCCGCCTGCTCCGCACCGTCGCGCTCGCGTGCGCGTGTCTGCTGCCGGCCGCAGGCGCCCACGCGGAACGGGACGACACGCTTTACGCGGCGGCGGTACGCGAGGGCCGCGTCATCATCTACGCGGCAACCGACGAGCGCATCGCGCGCCCGCTGCTCCGCGCCTTCGAACAGCGCTACCCCGGCGTGCGCGTGCACTACGAGGACCTCAACAGCGGCGAGCTGTCGCGACGCTTCGTCGACGAGGCCGCGCGCGGCGAACAGGCCGACGTCGTGTGGAGCTCGGCGGTGGACCTGCAGGTGAAGCTCGTCAACGACGGCTACGCCCAGCCCTGGCGCTCCGCCGAAACGGCCGCGCTGCCCGCCTGGGCGGTGTGGAAGGACGAGGCCTTCGGCACGACCTTCGAACCCGTCGCGATCGCCTACAACCGCAAGCTGCTCGCACCCGCCGAAGTGCCCACCACGCACGCCGAACTGCTGCGTCTGCTCGCGCAGCAACCCGAGCGCTTCCGCGACAAGCTCGCGACCTACGAGCCCTCCACTTCCGGCCTCGGCTTCATGCTGCACACCCAGGACGTGATCGCGAACCCTGTTGTGTTCTGGAAGCTCGCCCAGGCCTTCGGCCGCACCGGCACCGTCACCCTGGCCTCGACCACCGGCATGCTCGACCGCATCGCGTCCGGCGAGGCCCTGATCGGCTACAACGTGCTCGGCTCCTACGCGCTGCTGCGCGCCCACGACGACCCCGCGATCGGCGTCGTGCTGCCGCGCGACTACACGCTGGTGCTGAGCCGCGTCGCCTTCATCTCGCGCGGC
It contains:
- a CDS encoding tripartite tricarboxylate transporter substrate-binding protein yields the protein MRHHAIGAGFGRALRTALAGLALAGATTLAGAADYKILVPAAPGGGYDQLGRAVQAALQANKLAERVQVNNVAGAGGTIGLAQLINSSKGDGGALMASGKGMVSAVFINKSPVTLANVTPIARLTGEYEVLVVPASSPLKSMADLVAAYKANPAAVSWAGGFAGGVDQLTAGMIVQAIGGEAGKFNYVAFGSGGEVLAQVLGGHVTVGLGGFNEFAGQIKAGKLRALAVTAPARVKDIDVPTLKEQGINVEFVNWRGIMAAPGISDAQRDELVKAVTQMARSESWQATLAKNEWVDMLMTGDEFRHYVEAEQKTVFKLVSDLGLVKK
- a CDS encoding tripartite tricarboxylate transporter substrate-binding protein; amino-acid sequence: MIRNIVKTTLVAAALGLGFVASAPALALDNVKILVPANPGGGWDQTARALQAAINAEGLAKKVTVDNKGGAGGTIGLAQFVNGAKGDGGATLVGGMVMVGAIATNKSPVNLTQVTPLARLSGETLVVVVPASSKIQTLKELVDQFKANPGAVSWGGGSAGGSDHILAGLIAQAVGVDPAKVNYIAYSGGGEAQAAIMGGHVAAGISGFGEFQSQIKSGKLRALAVSGAERIAGESVPTLKEQGVNVEMVNWRAIFAAPGISEAQHKELVAALDKAVTSNSWKDALKRNDWQDMYLTGPEFKKFLDADVARITKLVTDLGMVKP
- a CDS encoding sensor histidine kinase, which translates into the protein MRAPLSLRGRVARWLLPPLLILLAINAVLSWLGARQAVNRAYDRSLTASVRAIAEQVHSLEGEITVDVPTSAFDVFEAGVQERIFYAVFAPDGDLVTGYEDLSAPRAPAEDGTLLLAEMQYRGEDVRVGAMKKRLYDPALVGGDAVTIVFAETTESRVALARELFFDSLRRQLLLVGLGALMLALALGTAFRPLVDLRDAVQKRAEDDLTPVPTGNVPSEVQPLIGAINHHMERLSAMLAARRRFLADAAHQIRTPLAVLSTQAEFGARQGDPGEMRRIFESLLTTIRSTRRMADQMLSLSRAEPANGLIQEQGPVDLTDIAREVALELVPLALKRHIELAFEETGPAPMTGNAAMLRELVANLVDNAIRYSPPDTQVVVATGTADGHVVLAVSDEGPGVPVAERDKVFQRFYRILGQGGPDGSGLGLAIVREIALAHGGEVRLADAPGGRGLQVEVEFPRRADEAGQA
- a CDS encoding response regulator — translated: MRLLLVEDHTELAEWVSKALVQAGYAVDVMRRGDHADHALLTQPYDLVVLDLSLPGLDGLEVLRRLRGRDATRTTPVIILTARGSTEDRVKGLNLGADDYLPKPFELTELEARIKALLRRAGNLVPTVKIGRLEFDLNSRLATVDGKPLSLTPRELAVLEALIARQGRPLAREALFEKVFSFDEEARPEAIEIYVHRLRKKLEGSGAVVTTLRGLGYLIGEAGGD
- a CDS encoding ABC transporter substrate-binding protein gives rise to the protein MSTALPRLLRTVALACACLLPAAGAHAERDDTLYAAAVREGRVIIYAATDERIARPLLRAFEQRYPGVRVHYEDLNSGELSRRFVDEAARGEQADVVWSSAVDLQVKLVNDGYAQPWRSAETAALPAWAVWKDEAFGTTFEPVAIAYNRKLLAPAEVPTTHAELLRLLAQQPERFRDKLATYEPSTSGLGFMLHTQDVIANPVVFWKLAQAFGRTGTVTLASTTGMLDRIASGEALIGYNVLGSYALLRAHDDPAIGVVLPRDYTLVLSRVAFISRGARHPNAARLWLDYLLSREGQQLLAQNPGFFSVRDDVPDDAAAAELRRQLGGAFRPIPIGPGLMTYLDQVKRRDFLRKWHHTLFPAP